The Staphylococcus saprophyticus subsp. saprophyticus ATCC 15305 = NCTC 7292 genome contains the following window.
ACCAGAGCGTATTAAATCCTGTGCATTACCTAACCATACATCCGTACCATGAGATAGCCCTGAAATTCTAACTAATTCAGAAAATGTTGTTGGTTTCGTATCTTCTAACATTTGTCTAACAAATCCAGTTCCGAATTCTGGTACACCAAATGTACCTGTTTTACATAAAATTTCATCGGAAGTGACACCTAAAGGCTCTGGCGAACTAAAAATGCCCATCGTCTCCTTATCATCTACTGGAATCGTTTTTGGATCAATACCTGACAAATCTTGCAACATACGTATCATAGTAGGATCATCGTGACCCAGTATATCCAATTTCAACACATTATCATGAATGGAATGGAAATCAAAGTGCGTTGTCATCCAAGAAGAACCTTGATCATCTGCTGGGAATTGAACAGGTGTAAAATCGTAAATATCCATATAATCGGGAACAACAATAATACCACCTGGATGTTGTCCAGTCGTACGTTTAACACCAGTACAACCTTTTACAAGTCTGTCTATTTCTGCTCCTCGTTTATGAATACCTTGATCGTTTAAATATCCCTTCACAAAACCAAAAGCAGTTTTTTCTGCAACCGTACCGATCGTTCCCGCACGAAATACTTTATCTTCACCAAATAGCTCTTTAGTATAGTTATGCGCTTCAGGTTGATATTCACCACTAAAGTTCAAGTCAATATCAGGTACTTTATCCCCTTTAAATCCTAAGAAAGTTTCGAATGGAATATCCTGGCCTTCTTTAATCAAATCACAACCGCACGATTCACATTTCTTGTCTGGTAAATCGAATCCTGAACCAACAGAACCATCATCAAAGAACTCACTTTGCTTACACTCTGGACAAATATAATGTGGTGGTAGGGGATTCACTTCTGTAATTTCAGTCATTGTTGCCACAAAGCTCGAACCAACAGAACCACGTGAACCTACTAAGTAACCATCATTCAGTGATTTTTTAACTAATCTTTGAGAAATTAAATATATTACTGAGAAACCATTACCTATAATACTTTCCAATTCTTTCTCTAAACGATCAATGACAATCTGTGGTAAATCATCGCCGTAAAGTGCTTTTGCATTATCGTAACTCATTTCACGTATTTCTTCATTCGCACCTTCCATTCTCGGTGTGAATAGTTCATCTTTAATTGGTACGACACGTTCTATTTTATCTGCTAAATCATTCGTATTCTGAACTACAAGTTCATATGCTTTTTCCTCACCTAAAAAGTGTAATTCATCTAACATTTCATCCGTTGTTCTAAAATGCGCTTTTGGTAAAGTAGAGCGATTTAATGGATTACCCGGTTGAGCGGCAATTAATATTTTACGAGCAATCGCATCATGTTCATTTAAATAATGTGCATTACCTGTTGCAATCACTGGAATATTATTTACATCCCCCGCTCGAATTAAACGATTATAAATTTCATGTAAAGTTTCATTATCTCTTACTAGCTCTCTATCAATTAGATCTTGATAAAGTGCTGGCGGTTGAACCTCAATAAAATCGTAATATTTGGCAATTCGCTCTACTTGAGACTGGTCTTTTTGCATAACTGCTGTAAATACTTCGCCCTCATCACACGCAGAGCCTACAAGTATTCCTTCTCTATACTCATCCAACAAGGAACGTGGAATTCTTGGTGTACGGTAATAATATTGAACAAGAGATGCACTCACAATTTTAAATAGATTTTTCAAACCATCTTGGTTCTGCACAATGAGTGTTACATGATTTGGTCGTGCACGCTTATACGCATCTTCATTTGACAATGACGTATTGATATCTTGATGGTTGTGAACACCAAGCGCTTCTAGCTGCTTAAGCATTTTTATGAACATATAAGCCGTTGCTTCTGTATCATATATCGCTCTATGGTGTTGCGTTAATTCAACCCCGTATTTTTTAGCTAAGAAATTTAAGCCATGCTTACCATATTCTGTATTAATTGTTCTAGATAATTCTAATGTATCAATGACGCCGTTCGTGGAAGCACCAATGCCAACGTGTTCATAACCTGTATCGATGAAGCCCATATCAAATGATGCATTATGCGCTACAAAAATGGCGTCGCCTACCCATGATTTAAACTCAGTAAGCACTTCTTCTATTTCAGGGGCATCTACTAACATGTCATCTGAAATATGCGTTAAGTTTTTAATTGTTTCTGACAATCGTTCATGAGGATTACTGAATCGTTCAAATTTATCAATAATTTCGCCGTCTTTTACTTTAACAGCTGCAAGTTCAATAATTTTATCGTATTGATTTGAAAGTCCCGTTGTCTCAACGTCAAATACTACATAAGTAGCTGTTTTTAGGTCACAATCTTTTGGTTTATATGCGATTGGTACACCATCATCTACCAGCATACCTTCCATGCCATAAATCATTTTAATTCCATTTTTTTCGGCAGCACTATGTGCATCTGGGAATGCTTGCACAACATTATGGTCTGTTACCGCAATGGCTTTATGTCCCCATTTCGCAGCTTGATCTACATAATCTGATATGTTTGGAATACCATCCATTTGACTCATTGACGTATGTAAATGGAATTCAACACGTTTGTCTTCAGCTTTATCTTGTTTTGTAGCTTTTTTTATTTCTTCGATATCTGACATCATCATAACTAGGTCACGTACAAATGTATCTTCCTCAATACGCCCTTGTGCACGAACCCATTTACCTACACTTAAAGCTTTAAAATGCGCTAAATCATCTTTATTTTTACGTGTGAACATTTTCAAGACAAGAGAATCTGTATAATCTGTTACTTTTAATTCTACAATATGACGCCCACTCTTCAATTCTTTTAAATTGATATCGAAAATAACACCTTCTACAGCAGCTTTAAATTCTTCTTCGATAATTGAGTCAATTTGACGTACATTTTCAACTTGGATTGGTTTACCAATTTGACATTTTGAAACATCACTTTCGTTATTGTCCTGTTGTTTTGCTTTTTCAGCCTTCATTTTCTCTAATTTTTCTGTTGCTTCACGCGCACTTTTCTCATCTTCTTCTTGAATATGTGCTTCTAATGACGCTAAATCCCCATCGTTAACTGCACTA
Protein-coding sequences here:
- a CDS encoding PolC-type DNA polymerase III — translated: MAMTNEEKFKILADQIKITEHLDSEILENSELTRVDVKTSDRTWVFQITFPHFLTIENYLLFTGAIIEEFKTIADVKCNFTVKDKTNQDEFAIKYFSHCIDQTKLSPKVKGQLKQKRLIMSGDVLKVMCQNDVERDHFDKACNGSLIAAYQQCGFNISKVVFETDSAVNDGDLASLEAHIQEEDEKSAREATEKLEKMKAEKAKQQDNNESDVSKCQIGKPIQVENVRQIDSIIEEEFKAAVEGVIFDINLKELKSGRHIVELKVTDYTDSLVLKMFTRKNKDDLAHFKALSVGKWVRAQGRIEEDTFVRDLVMMMSDIEEIKKATKQDKAEDKRVEFHLHTSMSQMDGIPNISDYVDQAAKWGHKAIAVTDHNVVQAFPDAHSAAEKNGIKMIYGMEGMLVDDGVPIAYKPKDCDLKTATYVVFDVETTGLSNQYDKIIELAAVKVKDGEIIDKFERFSNPHERLSETIKNLTHISDDMLVDAPEIEEVLTEFKSWVGDAIFVAHNASFDMGFIDTGYEHVGIGASTNGVIDTLELSRTINTEYGKHGLNFLAKKYGVELTQHHRAIYDTEATAYMFIKMLKQLEALGVHNHQDINTSLSNEDAYKRARPNHVTLIVQNQDGLKNLFKIVSASLVQYYYRTPRIPRSLLDEYREGILVGSACDEGEVFTAVMQKDQSQVERIAKYYDFIEVQPPALYQDLIDRELVRDNETLHEIYNRLIRAGDVNNIPVIATGNAHYLNEHDAIARKILIAAQPGNPLNRSTLPKAHFRTTDEMLDELHFLGEEKAYELVVQNTNDLADKIERVVPIKDELFTPRMEGANEEIREMSYDNAKALYGDDLPQIVIDRLEKELESIIGNGFSVIYLISQRLVKKSLNDGYLVGSRGSVGSSFVATMTEITEVNPLPPHYICPECKQSEFFDDGSVGSGFDLPDKKCESCGCDLIKEGQDIPFETFLGFKGDKVPDIDLNFSGEYQPEAHNYTKELFGEDKVFRAGTIGTVAEKTAFGFVKGYLNDQGIHKRGAEIDRLVKGCTGVKRTTGQHPGGIIVVPDYMDIYDFTPVQFPADDQGSSWMTTHFDFHSIHDNVLKLDILGHDDPTMIRMLQDLSGIDPKTIPVDDKETMGIFSSPEPLGVTSDEILCKTGTFGVPEFGTGFVRQMLEDTKPTTFSELVRISGLSHGTDVWLGNAQDLIRSGKCDLASVICCRDDIMVYLMYNGLEPSLAFKTMEFVRKGKGLTDDMVEAMVDNEVPDWYLDSCRKIKYMFPKAHAAAYVLMAVRIAYFKVHYPLYYYASYFTVRASDFDLISMIKDKESIRNTVNDMYSRYMDLAKKEKDTLTVLEIMNEMAQRGYRMQPISLEKSKAFEFIIEGDTLIPPFIAVPGLGENVAQRIVEARDEGPFLSKEDLNKKAGLSQKVIEYLDELGSLPNLPDKAQLSIFDM